The genomic stretch ACAGAGGGTGATCACCCGGCCTAGGGTCGCGGGTATGCAACCGACCCCAGGCACCCTTCAGGGACCCCCGCCCGCACACCCGGGGCTGACCGCGCGACTCGTCCAGCTGTCCGCGACCGATCAGATCGTCGCCGACGCCGTGGCGTCACTCAACGCCGGCCAGCCCACGCCGCTCTGCGTCGGGCTTCTCGACACCCCGGTCGGCAGCGACTACCTGCCGGCCGCCAACATGATCGTCCTCTCCGCCAAGTACGCCGGTCCGGCGCTCGGCGTCATCGCCGACAAGCTGATCCTCTACCGGCTGACCGCCCGACTCGACCAGCTCCCCGTGAATGTGGCCGACCCGGTCGCGCTCCAGGCGTTCAACGTGCGACAGGAACACCTGTGGCGGCTGGCGAATCCGGCACCGGCTTCCGTACCTCCCGGGATGCTCCGGTTCTACCAGGGCACCAACCGCGAGAACTTCTTCTCCGGGCCCGGCTGCATCTCGGTCGTGGGACTCGATCCGGGCAAGGCCGGTGGTGGTATCGGCTGCAAGCGGTGGGAGAAGCACATCGTCGCCGCGGAGTACAAGGACCAGGGTTGGCACACCGTCACGCTCAGCTTCGAGGTGGCGCTCTCCTACGCGCGGCAGCACACCGAGTGGGCCATGGGTATGAAGGAGCACGAGCCCGCCCTCCAGGACGTGGCGGAGTGCGGCGGTCTCGTCCTGCGCTTCGACGTGCCGGAGGCCAGCATTGCCGGCAACGACCGGTGGCGCCAGGACAAGAGCGGTGACAGCAACAACTTCCAGACCCTGGAGGTGATCCCGCCGGGCCAGATCCAGGTGGTCGAGGAACTGGCCGTGCCTGGACCGTTGACGAAGGTCGCGCCGCCGCCGATGGCCGCCCAGATCCCGGCGGTGCAGCGGCAGGCGACCGCCGCCCCGCAGAGCGGCGCCAAGCGGCGGGCCTACCCGACGAACTTCTCCTGAGGCAGCGGTGCGGCAGGTTGTCAGCCGGCGCGCAGCGCGTCGTCGAGGGCGGTCTCGCGCTCGCCCAGGTGCACCGGGTCGCGGCCGGAGAGGACGTCCACCGCCGCCTTCAGGCCCGCGCCGTACTCGCGGGTCGAGCTGATCCGCCAGGTCCGGCTGTTCAGCTCCCGCATCGTCACGTCGCCCACACCGTTGGCGTCGACGCCGAGATGACGGCAGACCGTGACGGCCCGGTCCAGGTGGAACGACTGGGTGACCACGGTCGCGCGCTCCACGCCGAAGACCCGCTTGGCGCGGGCGCAGGAGTCGTACGTGTCGAATCCGGCGTGGTCGAGCACCACCTTGTCGGCGGGTACGCCCCGGTCGACGAGCCAGCGTTGCATCGCCTGCGGCTCGTTGTACTCGTGGTGCATGTTGTCGCCGGAGACGAGGATCGCCCGCACCTTGCCGGTGGCGTACAGCTCGCGGGCGATCTCCAGCCGGGCGCTGAGGAACGGCGACGGGGTGCCGTCCGGCTGGACCCGGGTGCCCAGCACCAGGGCGACGGGGGCCTCGGGCACCGCCTCGGCGGTGTACGTGTGCCCGTCGGCGCCGGAACGGATCCAACCGGTGCTGGCCCAGGCTCCGGTCGTGACCAGCACCACGCCGGCCGTGCCGGCGAGCACCGCACGGCGCAGCCAGCGGCCCCGGCCGTTCTCCCTGACCCGGCGTAGTCCGGCTGACACGGCGGTACGGATCGGCATGTGATCGATTATCCCAGCCCGTGGCGAGGCCACTCCCCGCGCCGGTGCTGGTGCCCGTGGCGTCGGTACAGAGGTGTGGGCGCGCTTTCGAGCTGATGGCGCGAACGGATCACCGACCGGCCCACCCGGTGGCGAGCCGCCGGCCTGGGTGATGCCCTGAACGGTTCAGCTCAACAGGGGCCGTAGGGGGCGAGCTTCCGGGCCCGACGTACCCGTTGGGGCTGGTGGGTGGTGCGGGCACGAAGCGACACGACGGGCCGTTCCGTGCCCGCACCGGTCGTCAGCCGAGCCGATAGACGGAGACGTGCGAGGTGCTCTCCGCCCCGAACGCCGAGCGATCCCAGCCGGCGTACCGTTCGGCGAGGTGGAAGCCGGCCTGGGCCGCCATCTCGTCGATCTGCTCTGGCCACATGTACCGCATGGCGAACGGGTGCAGGTGTACCCCGGTGCCGTCGAAGGTGACGGTCTGCCGGAGGAACGTCTGCGCCTCGCGGTCGTACCGGTGCAACCGGATGGCGGCCGAGTTCTCGGTCACCTCCCAGGGCCGTACCTGCTCGTCCCGGTCGATGTCCGCCTGGTCGGGCACGTACGTCTCGATGACGAACGCCCCGCCCGGTTCCAGCACCCGCGCGACGTTGCGGAAGCAGTCCGCCTGCCGTTCCTCGCGGGTCAGGTTGAACAGCGTGTTGAAGACCAGGAACACCAGCCGGTACGGCCCGGTGACCCCGGGTACGTCTGCCATGTCGCCGATGGACACGGGGATGTCCGTGCCGCCCGGCTTGTCGCGCAGTTTCGCGACCATCTCGGGTGACCCCTCCACCCCCTCGACGGCGCAGCCGTGCGCGGCGAGCGGAAGGGCCACCCGGCCGGTGCCGATGGCGAGTTCCAACGCCCGGCCGTCACCGGTCAGGTCGGCGAGGAACGCCACAGCCGGCATCGGGTCGGGCAGCCCGCCGGGCAGGTCGTAGGTGTCGGCCCAGAACCGACCGAAGTGCCCCGGGTCGTCGAAGACCGACATCAGCGGCCTCCGGTGGTGCTAGCGGCGCCGTAGGGCGCCTCGATCGTGGGAATCCACGTACTCACGAAGCCTCGTTTCGACGAAGTCGGTGACTGTGGGGCGCTCAACGCGCTCCGGTTCCCTCAACCAACCCCGTGAGGACGTACGGCGGCAATCGAATGTTACCGACGCCGACAGGACCGGCTACCGACCTTGACGCCCGCCGACGACGGGGTGGTGCGGGCTCCAACGTCCGACCGTAACCGCACAGTCACCTTGTTGGGTTCAGGTCGTCGTAGTCCAAGAGGCCGTGCTCCATCACATGCTGACGGAACCCGCCGGGACCGAAGGGTAAGTAGTACTTACCTTCCAGCAGGTTGTCGGCCAGCTCTTCGACCATCGTCACCGTCAGTTTCTTTCTACGAATCGCGTCACAGAGCAACGGAACGGTCGCTGTGACCTGGATGCCGTATTCTGTCGCGATCCTGCGCGGAACGGCGTCGTCAATCACCACTTCGCATTTGTATACCTGACCCATGGCGAGAACGCCGCATTCGCCGACGTTCTTTCTGCCATCGACCAGCAGGTTCTCGTAACGGGCGAACGCTTCGATTAAATCGGTGCTGGTCGATCGGTGGACGTGGATCCAATCGGCATCGAGTACGGAGCGCACGGCTGAGAGGTGCTGGGTGGATTCGTTCAGTTCGCGTTCGACGCTATCTGGAATATAGACCGGGCGCTCGCCGGAGAGGAAACGAATGACTCCCAGCCAACCTTGCGCCGCGAAGTGTCGTAATGGGCCAGTGTCGAATACCAAGGCGTCCTTGGGTACGGTCACGAGACGAAGTCCCAGATCTCATCGGCACGCCGCTCGCGAACAGCCGGGAGATCCGTCTCGTCAAAAGTGCCTTGAAGGAGGTCGAGTGCCCGCTCGCGGCTGATCCGCTCATCGCGCACCAGCCGCAGTACCGCACGGGCGAAAGGCCGGGGAACCGTTGTCCCGGTCATTTCTTCAAGGGGTATGTTCAGGTTCAGGTCAAGAATGTCGGTCTGTGTAGTGCGGTATCCGCGCACGGCGGCGACTGTCTCGCTGCTGGCTAGTCCTAGTTCCTTTAAACGCGTAGCAAGGGTGGCCATATCGACCCGGAACGCACTTGCAAGAAGAATTGCCGCAGTGCGCTCCCCGGATCGTTTGAACTTTTCACTCCACTGCTGACTGACTACTTCGCGAGGCAGCAACAATGCCCGAGCGAAGCGATCGAGGCGTGACTCCATTGGGATGTCGGGATGGTTCGCCACTCGCCAGTCAACGGTGTACGGATCTGCGATCAGGTAATGGCCGAACTCGTGTGCCAATGCGAGCCTTCTGCGGCCAACCTTCATGTGACTGTTGACGAGACTCACACCTCCGCGGGGCAACAAGATTGTCCCGGCGTCAGCGGTGTCGTGCCCAATGTCGCGTGAGAACGCCAGGAGCCCGACCTCGGCAACACAGGCGGATAGCTGCCGGATTGGCTCGTCTGCCGGAATTCCCAGCAGATCGCGTGCCTTTGCAGCGAGCACCTCGGCCTCGGGGGCGGTTGCGGGCCGTGCTATGTCGGCCTCAGCGACCTTGTCGGCGGCATCCAGCTTCAACTCGTCGACCCCCAAGGAGGCCACGAACTGGACCTCGTTGGCGAACCTCGCGAGCAACGTGTCGATCTGCGAGTCTGCGGTGTCCAGCCCCTGGCTGGACCGATGCGCGACGAGCGCTGGGACAGACTCCTCGAAGAACGTCGACATGCGGACACCGATCGCAGCGGCGACATCCGCTAGTTCGAGGGCGGTGACCTTGCGAACACCGCTCTCGATCTTGTTCATGACGGTGCGTTCCAGACCAACTTCCCGTCCGAGGTCATCCTGGCTCAGCCCTGCACGCTTGCGGGCATCTCGGATACGCCCGCCCAGCAGCCGTGCGTCGATGTCAGCCACAGGTGCGATTCTCGCACAGTGCCTCCGATGCGCACAGCTCAATCTGCGGCTCGGTTGGATGCCGATGATGGTGTAGCAGGGCGGCCGTCAGGACACTGTCAGCGGGTTGTCGAGAATCGGCCCCCGCCTGATCGCATGGGCTGGCGGTGTCAGCTTGGGGATACCCCGAAGTTCCACCTGTTCCACCTGCTGTCGTAGCTCGGGGCTGATCGGCCGGGGCGACGCGACCCGGCCGGGAGCAGGCTCGCGGCTGAGTCTGAGGCCCAGCGAAACCAGCCAACCCGACAGCGAGCTTCGCTTCAGGTACGAGAAGGTGACCTGGCGGAACTCGGTGAAGTAGCTGAGCAGGAGATCGCGATCAGCGGGACGTACGTCCTCCGCCTCCAACTGACCGGTGATCGGGGTGATCTCCGTGCCCCGAAGCAGTCGGTAGGCGATCCCCACATCGGTGAAGGTGTGCCGGCGGGTGTTGCGGATGTGCGTCTCGATCACGTCGAGCAGCACGAGTGCGCCGTTGCTGAACTCGATGTCGCCTGAGAGGAGATCGTCCACCAATGAGTCTCTGAGGTTCCACAGGCGGTTGCGATATCTGCTGTGCTGCCAGTTGGCGTACTGGAGCAGCACGCCCACGGGCACCAGCGCGGCGGTGGTCAGCAGTACGAACCAGGCTGCTGCGATTGCGCTCATCTCCAAGCCTCCTCTCAGGCGGGCTCTGGTTGTTGCGACGAACCGGCAATTTCCAGCCTGAGCTGGGTCAGTATTCGCTCAAGGCCATCGTTTCTCGACCTGAGTCGATCTATCTCGCGTTTGCGCTCATGGCTGCGGCGGGCCGTGATCGCCCATCCCGCAGAGAAGACGATGGCGATGGAGATGGTCACGCTCAACGAGGCGGTGAGGTTGGTCTCCTTGCCGGCGATCTGCTCGGCGATCTGCGCAATGACCAGCAGCGGAATGGCGGATGAGAGGATCCAGAGGACCACCCGTCCGCTGTCGTTGATCTTCGCGTAAAGCTGATACTTCAGGCGGAGCTCTTCGATCTTCAGTTCGTGGGACGCCTGCTGCGGGCTCTGGCGAGTCCCCTGTCGAGTCGTCTCAGGCTTCCGTGGCGACGGGGGGTGCGGCATGGAACGCAGGGTATTCGACATGCAGCTATGTGTGGCCGCTCGGTCGTTGGTCTGTCGGGTTGCCGACTCGCCCCTTGTCAATGCATCTGCATCTCTCTTCCGGCGCCGGGCAGGAGGCGTTTCCAAGCTGTCACCAGTAACGATTCAAAGGGCATCAGGGTGCGGGAAGACAGATCACTCTCATTGTGATCGCGGACGCGAGACACCTTGACCGAACGTACCGCGTCAAATAGGCCGGGAGGCACTCCGCCGTGGCGCGTTCGCCCGAGGCGGCGGGAACGGGGCGGGAGCCGGTCTGCCTGCCTTGCTCGGCAGCCGCGATCGGAGCGGTAGAGTCGCGGTTCACCTCCGGTGTGACTATCCCGGCGGGCACGGCTCGCCGCTGACTGTGACGGGACTCGAAGCGCAGTGACGACCACGACCGTGCACGACGTCATCAGGGCGATCCGCGACAGTTCACCGAGCAACCGCGATCGTGGGACGCGTTTCGAGGAGCTGATGCTCCGGTACCTGAGCACCGACCCGCAGTGGACCGAGCAGTTCAGCCGGGTGTGGATGTGGGCCGACTGGCCGGGGGCGGAGGCCGACAAGCGGGACACCGGCATCGACCTCGTGGCACAGGATCGGGAGACGGGTGGGTTCTGCGCCGTCCAGTGCAAGTTCTACGAGCCGCAGCACACCGTGGAGAAGGGGGACATCGACTCCTTCTTCACCGCCTCCGGTAAGGGCGGGTTCACCCGGCGCCTGATCATCTCGACCACCGACAGGTGGAACGTGCACGCCGAGGCGGCGCTGGCCGACCAGCAGGTGCCGGTGACCCGGCTGGGGCTGGTGGAGATCTCCCAGAGCCCGGTCGAGTGGCACATGCCCAGTCTCGACCACCGCATCGAGATGACGTTACGCAAGCCGCACGACCTCCGCAAGCATCAGCGTGAGGCGATCGACGACGTCTTCGCCGGCTTCGCCACGCACGACCGCGGCAAGCTGATCATGGCCTGTGGCACGGGTAAGACGTTCACCAGCCTGAAGCTCGCCGAACGGCTGCACCGCGAGCGTACCGGGTCCGGCGAGGTCGAAAACACCCGCGTGCTGTTCCTGGTGCCTTCCATCGCCCTGCTGTCGCAGAGCCTCCGCGAGTGGTCGCACGAGTCCGTGGTGCCGTTGCGTGCCTTCGCGGTGTGCTCGGACACGAAGGTCGGCAAGCAGCGGGCCGAGCTGGGCGACGACAACGACATGGCCACGTACGACCTGGCGCTGCCCGCGACCACCGACCCGGATCGGTTGATCGCGCAGGTTTCCCGGGTGGCCGCCGAGCCGGGGATGACCGTGGTCTTCTCCACGTACCAGTCGATCGCGACCGTGGCGGCGGCGCAGCGCAAGGGGCTGGCCCGGTTCGACCTGGTTCTGTGCGACGAGGCGCACCGCACGACCGGTGTCACGCTGGCCGGTCACGACGAGTCGTCGTTCGTGCGGGTGCACGACGACGCGTACCTCGGTGCGGATCGTCGCCTCTACATGACCGCGACCCCTCGGATCTACAACGAGGAGACGAAGGCCGAGGCGCGGAACGCGGACGCCGTGCTGGCCTCGATGGACGACGAGAGCACGTTCGGTCCGGAGTTCCACCGGCTGGGCTTCGGCAAGGCCGTGGAGCAGGGCCTGCTCACCGACTACAAGGTGCTGATCCTCACGGTCGACGAGGGTCGGGTGGCGCGTACCCTGCAACAGGGTCTGGCCGGCGGCGAGGGCGAGCTGCGGCTCGACGACGCCGCGAAGATCATCGGCTGTTGGAACGCGATGGCGAAGCGGACCGGTACGTTCGCTGACGGTTCGGGGTTCGCGGCGGGTGAGGCGCCGATGAAGCGGGCTGTGGCGTTCGCTCGCTCGATCGCAGACTCGACCGCGATCGCCAAACGCTTCACCGACGTGGTCGACGCCTACGACGACGCCGACGACGAGGTGTTGCGTTGCGAGGTGGAGCACGTCGACGGCACCTTCAACATGCTCCGGCGCAACCGGCTGTTGGACTGGTTGAAGCAGGACCCGGGGCCGGCGAACGCCCGCATCCTGTCGAACGCCCGCTGCCTCTCCGAGGGCGTGGACGTGCCGAGCCTGGACGCCGTCCTGTTCCTGCATCCCCGCAACTCGGTGGTGGACGTGGTGCAGTCCGTCGGCCGGGTGATGCGACTCGCTCCGGGCAAGAACTACGGTTACATCATCCTGCCGGTCGCCATCCCCGCCGGCATGGCGCCGGAGAAGGCGCTCGCCGACAACCGGCGTTTCAAGACGGTGTGGCAGGTCCTCCAGGCGCTGCGTGCCCACGACGACCGCTTCAACGCGACCGTCAACCAGATCGAGCTGAACAAGAACAGGCCCGACAACAAGATCGGCATCGGCAGCATCGGTCCGGGTGACGAGGCGGTCGGCGACCGCGACGGATCGAGTACGCCCCAGAGCGCCGACGCCGCGAAGGCGAAGGAAGCCGAGAACGCCAAGCACGTCCAGGAGGCGCTCTTCTCCGTCACCGACTGGCGGGAGGCGATCTATGCCCGCATCGTCGACAAGGTCGGCCAACGGCAGTACTGGGAGGACTGGGCTCGGGACATCGCCCAGATCGCCGAACGCCACGTCACCCGGATCACGGCGGCCCTGACCCTGCCCGACAAGCGCAGCGCCTTCGAGGAGTTCATCGGCGAACTGCGCGCCAACATCAACCCCGGCGTCACCGAGACCGACGCCGTCGACATGCTCGCCCAGCACATCGTCACCAAACCGGTCTTCGACGCGCTCTTCAAGGACTACGGCTTCGCCGAACACAACCCGGTCTCCAAGGCCATGCAGCGGATGCTCGACATCCTCGACGACCAGGGCCTTGACGCCGAGAGCAAGAAGCTCGACGACTTCTATCAGTCGGTCCGGGTACGCGCCGAGGGCATCGACAACCACGAGGGCCGCCAGCGGGTCATCGTCGAGTTGTACGACAAGTTCTTCAAGACCGCCCTGCCGAAGACCGCCGACGCCCTCGGCATCGTCTACACCCCGGTTGAGGTGGTCGACTTCATCATCCGCTCGACCGAGCAGGCGCTGAACAAACACTTCGGCCGCTCGCTGTCGGACGAGGGCGTCCAGATCATCGACCCGTTCGTCGGCACCGGCACCTTCCCGGTGCGCCTCCTGCAATCCGGCTTCATCAAGCCGGAGGACCTGTTCCGTAAGTACACGAGCGAGCTGCACGCCAACGAGATCGTGCTGCTCGCCTACTACATCGCGGCCGTCAACATCGAAGCCGCCTACCACGATCTGGCCGGCGGCGACTACCGTCCCTTCGAGGGCATCGTCCTCACCGACACCTTCCAACTCGCCGAAGGCACCGCCACACTCGACGGCCTGGACGTCCTCGAAGGCAACAGCGAACGCGCCAAACGCCAACAAAAGCAGAAACTAACCGTCATCATCGGCAACCCGCCGTACTCCAAAGGCCAGGAAAGCCAGAATGACAACAATCAGAATCTGAAGTACGAAGAACTCGACAATCGCATCAAACAGACGTATGCGGCACTCTCGACCGCCACGAATAAGAACTCGCTCTACGACTCCTATATTCGGGCGATCCGTTGGGCCTCTGATCGAATCGATGACGAAGGGGTCATCGCCTTCGTGTCGAACGGGGGATATATTGACGGCAACACGGCAGACGGTTTGCGTAAGTGCCTGGTCGGCGAATTCGACGCTATCTACTGCTACAACCTTCGAGGAAACCAGCGGACCGCTGGTGAGCTATCTCGTCGAGAAGGCGGTAAAATCTTCGATTCGGGCAGCAGGAACACGGTTGCCGTGTTGATGTTGGTCAAGGGTGGTCCGGCTGCCGTTTCGGTCGAGCAATGTGCGCTCTACTATCGAGATATCGGAGACTATCTAAGTCGTGAAAAAAAGCTAGAGATTGTTGGCTCGCAGAGCCTTGAGGCTGTGGCCTGGCAGCGGCTATCGCCGAGCGTGGATGGGGACTGGATAAATCAGCGAGACGAGCTCTTTGCTAGATTTTTGCCTCTCGGCGAAAAGGATAGGGCCGTGCGATCGAAAGCTCTGTTCGAAGTATATTCAGGAGGGCTGAAGACCGGGCGAGATCCCTGGGCTTACGGTTTTTCGGATCAAGCAGTCAGGCGAAAGATTGCTGCGATGGTCGAGTTCTACAATCAGCAAGTGGAAGGGTTTACGGCATACTGCGAGGAGCGGGGGATTCTTTCTCCCAAGGCGGCTGACGTTGAGAAGTTTATTGATCTCGACTCGGCAAGGATTAGCTGGAACAGAATAGACAAAGTCAACGTTGCTAGGGGTGTGCGGTACGCATTTGACGACCGCCGCCTCTTTGTTTCGATGTATCGCCCTTTCGTTAAGCAGCATGTCTTATTCGATGCCCGTCTCAACGACATGGTCTATCAATTGGGGCGACTGTTTCCGACCTCGAAGGAATCGAACCTCGGGTTCTACAACGTCGGCTACGGTTCGTCAGTTCCTTTCTCTGTGGTCATGCTCGATTGTGTTCCTGACCTGCATGTGACTGGTGCCGGTAGTGGCGGTGCCTTCTTCCCTCGCTACAGCTACCGGAAGCTCAGTGGCGGTGACGACTTGTTCGCTGCGGCAACGTCTGTGGTCGACTATGAGCGTGTAGACAATATCAGCGATGTTGCGCTAAAGGACTACCGAGAGTCCTACGGTGATGAGACCATCACAAAAGATGACATCTTTTACTACGCGTATGGGCTGCTACACTCGCCTGAATACCGGGATAGGTTCGCCTCGGACCTAAAGAGGTCACTGCCGCGCATTCCGAAGGTAGTCGAATTTCGTGGCTTCGCGGAGGCTGGTGGCAAGCTCGCCGAACTTCATATCGGTTACGAGCAGGTAGAGCCCTTTCGGGGAATAGTCGAGACGGTCGCGGAGGATGCTTCGAGTACTCCACTTGAGGAGTTGTACCGGGTTGGGAAGATGAAGTTCCCTAGGTCAAAGGGTGTGGTGGATCGGTCGACCATCCTTTACAACCACCGCGTTTCCCTCACCAATATTCCTGAACAGGCGTACCGCTACCAGCTCGGCGCTCGATCGGCTATCGAGTGGATTGTTGACCGTTATCAGGTCAAGGTCGACAGGGATTCGGGTATTGTCAACGATCCAAACGATTGGTCTGACGATCCGCGCTACATCGTCGAATTGCTAAAGCGGATCGTGACGGTCAGTCTGGACACGATGAAGATCGTTGATGCACTGCCTCCCATGGAGATCCTAAACTAGAGTTCCTGTTCCACATGGCTGAATCTGCCTTAGTGGTGCCGAGCGGCCCCGATCTATTAATCGGGGCCGCTCGTGGATCGGGCTGATTCGAGCGCCCGATTCGGGCGTGATCGAGATGGCAGGGCCATCGCAAGTTAGTATTTTTCGATGACTGCTTCGACTCGATCGAGGTAGTCGAACCACCACTGTCCTTCGGGCATGGGCTGAGAGGACAATAGGTTTCCGGCGACGATGAAGGACAAGAATACTGCGCTGTCGGCCGGTAGTGCCTCGGAGAGTGCCCTACCGCCGAGGACCGCCTCAAGGAATGTCGCGATCTCGCTCACGGAAGCAGTGGACCACTCTTCGGATCGAGCAATCTTTTCGGCGAGTACCTGAATTTCAGCCAGGGAGGGGCGGTGCCCAAACACATCAATCGCCGCGTAGGCGTTGATCCTTGCCAAAAGTTCGAGGGCGTGTAGCCGCGAACTTTCGTCGGGGAAGCTACGGAGGGCTTTGTCGAACTCGTCGGGGTTCTGCTTGACCACCCAGTGCAGGGTGTCTCTCACTCGCTGCTCGACGGCCTCATCGATCTTCATGTCCGCCTCTCCGTTGCTGTTTACTGGTCTTGTCTCGCCATGCCTTGAAAGCGCTCCAGCTTGCAATGGCGCTGAGAACCGTGCCGACAATGGCCTTCGGTAGGGGCGGCAGGTACTCGGACATGCTCGCCCAGATGGTGGCTGCGGTGGAGCCGCCGAAAGCGATTGCTTCCGCGCTGATCTGCTTCCGGCGCTGAGGAGATGGAGCATCAGTGATTCCCCGTGCGCGGATATCGTCCCGTGCCTGTTCCCGAGGGATTACGGGCCGGAACTCGGCGGGTGGCTGACTTGTTGTGCTGCCGCCACCCGTGTCTAGTTTCCCAGGGCTTGGACCTTGGCGATCGTTGCTTGTACTTGTTCTCTGACTCCTGCGGGCCGGGTGCCGACTTGGCCGATGACTTCCATGAGGGCGTCGAGTTGTGAGGTGAGTTGCCCTGAGCTGCCTTGTAGGGCTCCGGCGGTGAGTTGGCGGGCTTCTCCGACGCTCTGTCGGGCGGCTGCCATCTGGGCTTGGGCTTCTTCGAGTTTCCGCGTTGCTGCGGTCAACTGCGCGATGATCTGTGCCGCGCTCACGCAACCTCCCCTGGTCGTGGCGATCGACAGCACGAGGTGTGATCGATCGAATGACACCTTACGTGAGGGTCGCCACACGGGGTGTACCGCGATGGTGCCCTGCGTCACCTAGATCTCACGTGTGGGCTCGGCTGGGGGCTTCAGCGGCTACGGGGAGATCAGCTCAACTTCGTCGCCGGGGAAGGTCTGTTTCTTCCCGTCGGGGTAGCGCACTTCGAGGACCGGTACGCCTTCGTCCATGTCCATCTGGCGGCGCTCGTTGCTGTTCGGCATCCGTGTGGAGATCGTGCAACCCGACGGGACTTCGACCAGCCTCCGCTCTGGACGCGGGCGCACTTGCGTCGGGTGGCCACGGCTGCTGGTGACCAGGCCCTCGGAGCGCAGGACCGAGATCGCCATCCGCACGGCGTCCCGACCGATGCCGTACTCCTGGCTCAGCCGCGCCTCGCTGCCGATTCGCGCGCCGGGTGGCAACTCGCCGGACTCGATCTGGTCGCGCAGTAGGTCCGCGAGTTGCACATAGACCGGGGTGTGCGAACGCGGATCGATGCTCATCGCCTCAGCCTTGACCCCACGTTGACTTACGCACCTCGCGCCGTATTGCCTTGTGGCCATAAGGCAACTCCGTTATTGTTCCAACTGTGAGGGAGTGAGCGGTGGCCCGTTGGTGATCCTTCACTCGTCTCGGTGAGCTGCTCTGCTGTCGTGCTGCCGGTGGGCTGCGGTGGTGGGGCGGTGGGTACCCGCCTGCCCGGGTTGGCGGGTACCCGCCATGTCGACCAGCGATATTC from Micromonospora craniellae encodes the following:
- a CDS encoding SanA/YdcF family protein, with the translated sequence MPIRTAVSAGLRRVRENGRGRWLRRAVLAGTAGVVLVTTGAWASTGWIRSGADGHTYTAEAVPEAPVALVLGTRVQPDGTPSPFLSARLEIARELYATGKVRAILVSGDNMHHEYNEPQAMQRWLVDRGVPADKVVLDHAGFDTYDSCARAKRVFGVERATVVTQSFHLDRAVTVCRHLGVDANGVGDVTMRELNSRTWRISSTREYGAGLKAAVDVLSGRDPVHLGERETALDDALRAG
- a CDS encoding nucleotide-binding protein, with translation MTVPKDALVFDTGPLRHFAAQGWLGVIRFLSGERPVYIPDSVERELNESTQHLSAVRSVLDADWIHVHRSTSTDLIEAFARYENLLVDGRKNVGECGVLAMGQVYKCEVVIDDAVPRRIATEYGIQVTATVPLLCDAIRRKKLTVTMVEELADNLLEGKYYLPFGPGGFRQHVMEHGLLDYDDLNPTR
- a CDS encoding class I SAM-dependent DNA methyltransferase, producing the protein MSVFDDPGHFGRFWADTYDLPGGLPDPMPAVAFLADLTGDGRALELAIGTGRVALPLAAHGCAVEGVEGSPEMVAKLRDKPGGTDIPVSIGDMADVPGVTGPYRLVFLVFNTLFNLTREERQADCFRNVARVLEPGGAFVIETYVPDQADIDRDEQVRPWEVTENSAAIRLHRYDREAQTFLRQTVTFDGTGVHLHPFAMRYMWPEQIDEMAAQAGFHLAERYAGWDRSAFGAESTSHVSVYRLG
- a CDS encoding DEAD/DEAH box helicase, which encodes MTTTTVHDVIRAIRDSSPSNRDRGTRFEELMLRYLSTDPQWTEQFSRVWMWADWPGAEADKRDTGIDLVAQDRETGGFCAVQCKFYEPQHTVEKGDIDSFFTASGKGGFTRRLIISTTDRWNVHAEAALADQQVPVTRLGLVEISQSPVEWHMPSLDHRIEMTLRKPHDLRKHQREAIDDVFAGFATHDRGKLIMACGTGKTFTSLKLAERLHRERTGSGEVENTRVLFLVPSIALLSQSLREWSHESVVPLRAFAVCSDTKVGKQRAELGDDNDMATYDLALPATTDPDRLIAQVSRVAAEPGMTVVFSTYQSIATVAAAQRKGLARFDLVLCDEAHRTTGVTLAGHDESSFVRVHDDAYLGADRRLYMTATPRIYNEETKAEARNADAVLASMDDESTFGPEFHRLGFGKAVEQGLLTDYKVLILTVDEGRVARTLQQGLAGGEGELRLDDAAKIIGCWNAMAKRTGTFADGSGFAAGEAPMKRAVAFARSIADSTAIAKRFTDVVDAYDDADDEVLRCEVEHVDGTFNMLRRNRLLDWLKQDPGPANARILSNARCLSEGVDVPSLDAVLFLHPRNSVVDVVQSVGRVMRLAPGKNYGYIILPVAIPAGMAPEKALADNRRFKTVWQVLQALRAHDDRFNATVNQIELNKNRPDNKIGIGSIGPGDEAVGDRDGSSTPQSADAAKAKEAENAKHVQEALFSVTDWREAIYARIVDKVGQRQYWEDWARDIAQIAERHVTRITAALTLPDKRSAFEEFIGELRANINPGVTETDAVDMLAQHIVTKPVFDALFKDYGFAEHNPVSKAMQRMLDILDDQGLDAESKKLDDFYQSVRVRAEGIDNHEGRQRVIVELYDKFFKTALPKTADALGIVYTPVEVVDFIIRSTEQALNKHFGRSLSDEGVQIIDPFVGTGTFPVRLLQSGFIKPEDLFRKYTSELHANEIVLLAYYIAAVNIEAAYHDLAGGDYRPFEGIVLTDTFQLAEGTATLDGLDVLEGNSERAKRQQKQKLTVIIGNPPYSKGQESQNDNNQNLKYEELDNRIKQTYAALSTATNKNSLYDSYIRAIRWASDRIDDEGVIAFVSNGGYIDGNTADGLRKCLVGEFDAIYCYNLRGNQRTAGELSRREGGKIFDSGSRNTVAVLMLVKGGPAAVSVEQCALYYRDIGDYLSREKKLEIVGSQSLEAVAWQRLSPSVDGDWINQRDELFARFLPLGEKDRAVRSKALFEVYSGGLKTGRDPWAYGFSDQAVRRKIAAMVEFYNQQVEGFTAYCEERGILSPKAADVEKFIDLDSARISWNRIDKVNVARGVRYAFDDRRLFVSMYRPFVKQHVLFDARLNDMVYQLGRLFPTSKESNLGFYNVGYGSSVPFSVVMLDCVPDLHVTGAGSGGAFFPRYSYRKLSGGDDLFAAATSVVDYERVDNISDVALKDYRESYGDETITKDDIFYYAYGLLHSPEYRDRFASDLKRSLPRIPKVVEFRGFAEAGGKLAELHIGYEQVEPFRGIVETVAEDASSTPLEELYRVGKMKFPRSKGVVDRSTILYNHRVSLTNIPEQAYRYQLGARSAIEWIVDRYQVKVDRDSGIVNDPNDWSDDPRYIVELLKRIVTVSLDTMKIVDALPPMEILN
- a CDS encoding helix-turn-helix domain-containing protein encodes the protein MADIDARLLGGRIRDARKRAGLSQDDLGREVGLERTVMNKIESGVRKVTALELADVAAAIGVRMSTFFEESVPALVAHRSSQGLDTADSQIDTLLARFANEVQFVASLGVDELKLDAADKVAEADIARPATAPEAEVLAAKARDLLGIPADEPIRQLSACVAEVGLLAFSRDIGHDTADAGTILLPRGGVSLVNSHMKVGRRRLALAHEFGHYLIADPYTVDWRVANHPDIPMESRLDRFARALLLPREVVSQQWSEKFKRSGERTAAILLASAFRVDMATLATRLKELGLASSETVAAVRGYRTTQTDILDLNLNIPLEEMTGTTVPRPFARAVLRLVRDERISRERALDLLQGTFDETDLPAVRERRADEIWDFVS